In Anas platyrhynchos isolate ZD024472 breed Pekin duck chromosome 24, IASCAAS_PekinDuck_T2T, whole genome shotgun sequence, the following are encoded in one genomic region:
- the SNRNP40 gene encoding U5 small nuclear ribonucleoprotein 40 kDa protein: protein MLEQQKRKGPAPGPAPGPPPGPGPGPGPDLPLVPSAPPAKRPRHEAPAAGGGAGGGGQAAPGALLQAGPPRCSSLQAPIMLLSGHEGEVYCCKFHPGGNTLASAGFDRLILLWNVYGDCDNYATLKGHSGAVMELHYNTDGSMLFSASTDKTVAVWDSETGERVKRLKGHTSFVNSCYPARRGPQLVCTGSDDGTVKLWDIRKKAAVQTFQNTYQVLAVTFNDTSDQIISGGIDNDIKVWDLRQNKLTYTMRGHADSVTGLSLSSEGSYLLSNAMDNTVRIWDVRPFAPKERCVKIFQGNVHNFEKNLLRCSWSPDGSKIAGGSADRFVYVWDTTSRRILYKLPGHAGSVNELAFHPEEPIILSASSDKRLYMGEIQ from the exons AtgctggagcagcagaagcGGAAGGGCCCCGCGCCAGGCCCCGCTCCGggcccccctcccggccccgggcccggccccggccccgaccTCCCGCTTGtccccagcgccccccccgcCAAGCGGCCCCGCCATGAGGCGCCCGCCgccggggggggcgctgggggcggCGGGCAGGCGGCACCCGGGGCGCTGCTGCAGGCG GGCCCGCCGCGCTGCTCCTCGCTGCAGGCGCCCATCATGCTGCTGTCGGGGCACGAGGGGGAGGTGTACTGCTGCAAGTTCCACCCCGGCGGCAACACCCTGGCCTCCGCCGGCTTCGACAGGCTCATCC TGCTGTGGAACGTCTACGGGGACTGCGATAACTACGCCACCCTGAAGGGGCACAGCGGGGCGGTCATGGAGCTGCACTACAACACGGACGGCAG CATGCTCTTCTCAGCATCCACAGACAAGACGGTGGCTGTGTGGGACAGCGAGACTGGAGAGAGAGTGAAGAGGCTGAAGGGCCATACCTCGTTCGTTAACTCCTGCTACCCAGCAAGGCGAGGACCCCAGCTTGTCTGTACGGGCAGTGACGATGGGACAGTGAAG CTGtgggatatcaggaaaaaagcaGCCGTCCAGACATTTCAGAACACGTACCAGGTCTTGGCTGTAACCTTCAATGACACCAGCGATCAGATCATATCAGGGGGCATTGACAACGACATTAAG GTGTGGGACCTTCGCCAGAACAAGCTCACGTACACGATGAGAGGACACGCAGACTCGGTGACAGGCCTCAGTCTGAGTTCAGAAGGCTCTTACCTGCTCTCTAACGCAATGGACAACACAG TTCGCATCTGGGATGTGCGACCATTTGCCCCTAAAGAGAGATGTGTGAAGATTTTCCAGGGGAACGTGCATAATTTTGAAAAG aatcttCTGAGGTGCTCGTGGTCCCCAGATGGAAGTAAAATAGCAGGGGGATCTGCTGACAG GTTCGTCTACGTGTGGGACACCACATCCAGGAGGATTTTGTACAAGCTGCCAGGCCACGCTGGGTCGGTGAACGAACTGGCTTTCCATCCAGAGGAGCCTATCA TACTCTCTGCATCCAGTGACAAACGGCTGTATATGGGGGAGATCCAGTGA